In Thermostichus vulcanus str. 'Rupite', a genomic segment contains:
- a CDS encoding glycoside hydrolase family 10 protein, with amino-acid sequence MNSTRPYPLGAILKPLGLGLGLLLASLFLWTGSLTWHWAAHSQTPALTDELTVVRLPGQNWANIERQLQRSSLTYQVIDQLNPAVLQGRKIVFLPNVNRLTPAQATALSEWMQREGGQVIVSGPLEIPAEARDPLRNLIGAYWSGDIPIASPVRLTGFAGEWARGVTANDAIAGGALLPTGTESRLTAVWEGVGGDAYAVIASRQSVYLGWRWGEFPDETAQLDRQWLQAALQRAQGGSAPLAEQPVAPPPLPINTFELLAMRQELGGLLGRVEGSLLLTQATQGGSGATEYEPILARARDVLRQLPAWVEAGQYTQARQAFEQARADLWANYPVDRLTALPEVRAIWLDRGTIVESRSETGLAQVFDRLAQAGINTVFFETMNAGFAIHPSRVAPQQNPLTRGWDPLRAAVRLAHERGMELHAWIWTFAVGNIRHNILPEINLPQDYIGPVLTAHPDWANMDDRGNLFPRGQPETWLDPANPQVRSYLLALTRELVQDYRVDGIHLDYIRYPFQNAPSRNVFGFGRAARQGFQQLSGVDPLQLDPLSDRSLWQLWTRYRTQQVNEVVESIARTARSLNPHVILSAAVYALPQNERLQKLQQDWEEWIQAGELDLLIPLTYAGNTRRLAQLVQPNLEIVSRSSALFLPSLNLLNLPAVEFLDQMQVVRDLPTGGFALFAVRQFTPELEEILSRSAIASARIPHRDPFGAIQDRFQSLQQEWMFLSEQGQLRLLEPERSQWVEQIEQVEGSLAALVADPTLETLAQARQQLGRLRENLGAWMRVKSLQNPYRVQIWGNRLMALEMMLRYGEQMLLRTSAATSLRG; translated from the coding sequence GTGAACTCAACCAGGCCGTATCCCTTGGGGGCAATCCTCAAGCCCTTGGGGCTAGGTCTGGGCTTGTTATTGGCGAGTTTGTTCCTCTGGACGGGATCCCTGACCTGGCATTGGGCAGCCCACAGCCAAACCCCTGCTCTCACCGATGAACTCACCGTTGTCCGGTTGCCGGGGCAAAACTGGGCCAATATCGAGCGGCAACTGCAGCGCAGCAGCCTCACCTACCAAGTGATCGACCAGCTCAATCCGGCAGTTTTACAAGGGCGCAAGATCGTCTTTTTGCCAAATGTGAATCGCCTCACGCCTGCTCAGGCCACTGCCCTGAGCGAATGGATGCAACGGGAGGGCGGACAGGTGATTGTTAGTGGCCCTTTGGAAATTCCCGCTGAGGCTCGGGATCCCTTGCGCAACTTAATTGGGGCCTACTGGAGTGGGGATATTCCCATCGCCAGCCCGGTGCGCTTAACGGGGTTTGCTGGGGAATGGGCGCGTGGGGTGACTGCCAATGATGCCATTGCGGGGGGGGCCCTATTACCCACTGGCACCGAAAGCCGCTTGACCGCCGTTTGGGAAGGGGTAGGAGGAGATGCCTATGCCGTGATTGCCAGCCGACAAAGTGTGTACCTGGGTTGGCGCTGGGGAGAATTCCCCGACGAAACCGCTCAGTTGGATCGGCAGTGGCTGCAAGCCGCTTTACAACGTGCTCAAGGGGGATCCGCCCCCCTTGCGGAACAACCTGTGGCTCCACCCCCTCTGCCGATCAACACCTTCGAGCTGCTGGCGATGCGGCAAGAGTTAGGGGGGTTATTGGGGCGCGTGGAGGGATCCCTCTTGCTGACCCAGGCGACCCAAGGCGGGTCAGGCGCGACAGAGTACGAGCCGATTTTGGCGCGCGCCCGCGACGTTCTGCGACAACTGCCGGCCTGGGTAGAGGCGGGGCAATATACGCAAGCACGGCAGGCGTTCGAACAGGCACGAGCAGATTTGTGGGCCAACTACCCAGTGGATCGGCTGACGGCATTGCCGGAGGTACGGGCGATTTGGTTGGATCGGGGCACGATTGTCGAGTCCCGCTCGGAAACCGGGTTGGCGCAGGTGTTCGACCGGCTCGCCCAAGCCGGCATCAACACCGTCTTTTTCGAGACAATGAATGCTGGGTTTGCCATTCACCCTAGCCGCGTTGCCCCCCAACAAAACCCCTTGACTCGGGGCTGGGATCCCTTGCGAGCCGCGGTGCGCTTGGCCCATGAGCGCGGTATGGAGTTGCACGCCTGGATTTGGACCTTTGCGGTAGGCAATATCCGACACAACATCCTGCCGGAGATCAACCTACCCCAGGACTACATCGGCCCGGTGCTCACGGCTCATCCCGACTGGGCCAATATGGACGACCGGGGAAACCTCTTCCCGCGTGGGCAACCGGAAACCTGGCTGGATCCGGCCAACCCGCAGGTGCGCAGTTATCTTTTGGCTCTCACCCGCGAACTGGTGCAGGACTACCGGGTGGATGGGATCCACCTGGACTACATTCGCTATCCCTTTCAAAATGCCCCCAGCCGCAATGTGTTTGGTTTTGGCCGAGCGGCTCGACAAGGGTTTCAGCAGCTTTCCGGCGTGGATCCGCTGCAGTTGGATCCTCTCTCGGATCGCTCCCTCTGGCAGTTGTGGACGCGCTACCGCACCCAGCAAGTTAACGAGGTGGTGGAGTCCATTGCCCGTACTGCCCGCTCTCTGAATCCGCACGTGATCCTATCAGCAGCCGTCTATGCCCTGCCCCAAAACGAACGTCTACAAAAGCTGCAACAGGACTGGGAGGAGTGGATCCAAGCAGGGGAACTGGACTTGTTGATCCCCCTCACCTATGCGGGCAATACGCGGCGTTTGGCGCAACTGGTGCAACCGAACCTGGAAATCGTCAGCCGCTCCTCGGCCCTGTTTTTACCCAGCCTCAATTTGTTGAACCTGCCGGCGGTGGAATTTTTGGATCAAATGCAGGTGGTGCGGGATCTGCCCACCGGGGGGTTTGCCCTGTTTGCGGTGCGTCAGTTTACGCCTGAGCTGGAAGAAATCCTCAGCCGCTCAGCCATTGCCTCCGCTCGCATTCCCCATCGGGATCCCTTTGGGGCCATTCAGGATCGCTTCCAATCGCTCCAGCAGGAGTGGATGTTTTTGAGCGAACAGGGACAACTGCGGCTCCTAGAACCGGAACGAAGCCAATGGGTGGAGCAGATCGAGCAGGTGGAGGGATCCTTGGCGGCATTGGTGGCGGATCCCACCCTGGAAACACTGGCACAAGCCCGTCAACAGCTAGGCCGCCTCAGGGAAAATCTCGGTGCTTGGATGCGGGTGAAGTCTCTGCAAAACCCGTATCGAGTCCAGATCTGGGGTAACCGTCTGATGGCGTTGGAAATGATGTTGCGCTACGGAGAACAAATGCTGCTGAGAACTTCAGCTGCTACTTCCTTACGGGGTTAG
- the thiL gene encoding thiamine-phosphate kinase: MSPLRPQDSLNPTQDAPPPQLISEIGEAGLLQIVQRYCPSQVVGDDAAVLEAPKGQLVVTTDVLVEGVHFSDLTTPPYAVGWRSVAANLSDLAAMGSRPQALVIGLGLPSSTPIAWVEELYRGMQACSAGWGSPLVGGDLCRSPHRFVAITALGEVPPGRAIQRKFAQPGDWLVVTGPHGDARAGLELLLHPEQGSSATAAEREWLIKAHQYPRPRLDTLPILDGIPDPLRMGGMDTSDGLADALVQLCQASGVTATVDEQRIPISAALRQVFPEQALEWALYGGEDFELLLSLEPGVAQQLLDRLPGSVCIGQVTGWDPEGTVRLRGGGILSRQQAFQHF; the protein is encoded by the coding sequence TTGTCCCCCCTTCGCCCTCAAGACTCCCTTAACCCGACCCAGGATGCTCCTCCACCCCAGCTGATCTCTGAGATTGGTGAGGCAGGGTTACTGCAGATTGTGCAGCGCTATTGTCCAAGCCAGGTGGTAGGGGATGATGCGGCGGTCTTGGAGGCTCCCAAGGGGCAATTGGTGGTGACAACCGATGTGCTGGTGGAGGGGGTACACTTTAGCGATTTAACAACCCCCCCTTATGCAGTGGGTTGGCGCTCGGTGGCAGCCAATTTATCGGATCTGGCAGCCATGGGATCCCGGCCCCAAGCTTTGGTGATTGGGTTGGGGCTGCCTAGTTCCACGCCGATTGCCTGGGTGGAGGAGCTGTACCGGGGCATGCAAGCCTGTAGTGCCGGTTGGGGATCCCCGTTGGTGGGTGGGGATCTGTGTCGGTCTCCCCATCGGTTTGTGGCGATCACGGCTTTAGGCGAGGTGCCGCCGGGACGGGCTATTCAACGGAAATTCGCTCAGCCGGGGGATTGGCTGGTGGTGACGGGGCCGCATGGAGACGCACGGGCAGGACTGGAGCTGCTGCTGCACCCAGAACAGGGATCCTCAGCTACTGCAGCTGAGCGGGAGTGGCTGATCAAGGCTCACCAATACCCGCGCCCACGCCTGGATACTTTGCCGATCTTGGACGGGATCCCGGATCCCTTGCGCATGGGCGGTATGGATACTAGCGATGGCCTAGCCGATGCCCTAGTGCAACTGTGTCAGGCCAGTGGAGTGACGGCCACAGTCGATGAGCAACGGATCCCAATTTCAGCGGCCTTGAGGCAGGTCTTCCCAGAGCAAGCGCTAGAGTGGGCTTTGTATGGGGGAGAAGATTTTGAGTTGCTGCTCAGTCTGGAGCCGGGGGTGGCGCAACAGCTGCTGGATCGGTTGCCAGGCTCGGTTTGTATTGGGCAGGTCACAGGCTGGGATCCGGAGGGAACCGTCCGGTTGCGGGGAGGGGGGATACTCAGCCGCCAGCAGGCTTTCCAGCATTTTTGA
- a CDS encoding class I SAM-dependent methyltransferase — MLLNDWQRSKLDPSDDTLFYDYPRFVTHVDAGFIGQLTDLYRVHLQPQTRILDLMSSWVSHLPPELTFAHVEGHGMNREELAANPRLNHFFVQNLNQNPILPLPDQSFEAVLNTVSVQYLQQPEQVFAEVYRVLKPQGILIVSFSNRMFFQKAIQAWRDSSESGRVELVKRYFESVPGFEIVEVIQRVAPLSWVSFLGGGGGDPFYAVIGRRSA; from the coding sequence ATGCTCCTGAACGATTGGCAGCGCTCCAAGCTGGATCCCAGCGATGACACCCTCTTTTACGACTATCCCCGCTTTGTGACCCATGTGGATGCTGGGTTCATTGGACAGCTCACGGATCTGTATCGTGTCCATTTACAACCCCAGACCCGAATTTTGGATCTGATGAGCAGTTGGGTCTCCCATCTGCCGCCAGAACTGACCTTTGCCCATGTGGAAGGACACGGCATGAACCGAGAAGAATTGGCGGCTAACCCGCGCCTGAATCACTTCTTCGTACAAAACCTCAATCAAAACCCAATCTTGCCCTTACCAGATCAATCTTTTGAGGCGGTGTTAAATACCGTTTCGGTGCAATACTTGCAGCAACCGGAGCAGGTATTTGCCGAGGTCTATCGGGTTCTAAAACCGCAGGGGATCCTTATTGTCAGCTTTTCCAATCGCATGTTCTTCCAGAAAGCAATCCAGGCGTGGCGGGATAGCTCGGAATCAGGGCGGGTTGAGTTGGTGAAGCGGTATTTTGAGTCGGTGCCAGGGTTTGAAATAGTTGAGGTCATCCAACGGGTAGCCCCCCTGAGTTGGGTCAGTTTTTTGGGGGGTGGTGGCGGGGATCCCTTTTATGCCGTGATTGGGCGGCGCTCGGCCTAG
- a CDS encoding ABC transporter permease — MTQTLSQPQPNRIPIFTSEFWQETFALTRRWFIQLKRRPTTLLVGIIQPLLWLILFGALFQNAPAGIFGAGQNYTQFLGAGVIVFTAFGGALNAGVPVIFDREFGFLNRLLVAPLTSRFSIVLASSLFIVSLALVQTAVIVGADYAFGAGIPNGAGLAVVALIVGLLVLGFTALSLGLAFAMPGHQQLLAFIFLVNLPLIFSSTALAPLSFMPSWLRWVASLNPLTFAIEPIRHLYRSSDWSFTDVVLQAPWGDLTLAGSLGFLAGFVVVSVILVQSVLRKGLA, encoded by the coding sequence ATGACTCAAACTCTCTCTCAGCCTCAACCCAATCGGATCCCTATCTTCACCTCTGAATTTTGGCAGGAGACCTTTGCTCTAACCCGCCGCTGGTTCATTCAACTGAAGCGTCGCCCCACCACACTGTTGGTCGGCATCATCCAGCCTCTGCTGTGGCTGATTTTGTTTGGGGCCTTGTTCCAGAATGCGCCTGCAGGTATCTTTGGGGCTGGACAAAACTACACCCAGTTTTTGGGGGCAGGGGTGATCGTGTTCACGGCTTTTGGCGGGGCCTTGAATGCGGGAGTGCCGGTGATTTTCGACCGGGAATTTGGCTTTTTGAATCGGCTGTTGGTGGCTCCCCTCACCTCCCGCTTTTCGATTGTCTTGGCCTCTAGCCTGTTTATCGTCAGCCTGGCGTTGGTGCAGACGGCGGTGATTGTCGGGGCCGATTATGCCTTTGGAGCCGGGATCCCCAATGGAGCAGGGTTGGCAGTGGTGGCCTTGATCGTCGGCTTGCTGGTCTTGGGTTTTACAGCCCTGAGCTTGGGGTTGGCCTTTGCCATGCCGGGGCATCAGCAGCTGTTGGCCTTTATCTTTTTGGTGAACTTGCCTTTAATCTTCTCAAGTACCGCCTTGGCCCCCCTGAGTTTCATGCCCTCCTGGTTGCGTTGGGTGGCCAGCCTCAATCCGCTGACTTTTGCAATTGAACCGATTCGCCATCTCTACCGCAGCAGCGACTGGAGCTTTACCGATGTGGTGCTGCAAGCCCCCTGGGGGGATCTCACCCTAGCGGGATCCCTGGGTTTCTTGGCAGGGTTTGTGGTGGTGTCAGTGATCCTGGTACAGAGTGTGTTGCGCAAGGGTTTGGCTTGA
- a CDS encoding pentapeptide repeat-containing protein yields the protein MSDMKPVASVGELLERYAAGQRDFDGINLSRGDLRSARLWHVRLRQALLCRARLAQASLMGGDLSFADLKFGDLRQTQLHTAQLAGADLRFADLRGARLWRTCLRGANLRGSRLEEALLQGTVLQGADLRGADLRHVNLRFTNLEGAFFDQRTRFPPDFDPDWAGMQLSISTSSSGDSGDPSTSVFKRVNGSERSGQGLELLTP from the coding sequence ATGAGCGACATGAAACCAGTGGCCAGTGTCGGGGAGCTGTTGGAACGGTATGCGGCAGGCCAACGGGATTTTGATGGGATCAATCTATCCCGTGGGGATCTGCGGTCGGCACGTCTCTGGCATGTGCGGTTGCGTCAAGCCTTGCTTTGTCGGGCCAGATTGGCCCAGGCCAGCTTAATGGGGGGAGATCTTAGTTTTGCTGACTTGAAATTTGGGGATCTGCGCCAAACCCAACTGCACACAGCCCAGCTGGCGGGGGCGGATCTGCGCTTTGCCGATTTACGGGGAGCCCGGTTGTGGAGAACCTGTCTACGGGGGGCCAATTTGCGGGGATCCCGCCTTGAAGAAGCCCTGCTGCAGGGGACGGTGTTGCAAGGGGCGGATCTGCGAGGAGCGGATTTGCGCCACGTTAATTTGCGCTTCACGAATCTGGAGGGGGCCTTTTTTGACCAGCGCACCCGATTCCCGCCGGATTTTGACCCCGACTGGGCGGGAATGCAGTTGTCCATTTCCACATCCTCCTCCGGAGACTCTGGGGATCCGTCCACATCTGTCTTCAAGAGAGTAAATGGGAGTGAACGCAGCGGGCAGGGCCTAGAACTCCTAACCCCGTAA
- a CDS encoding ATP-binding cassette domain-containing protein → MTMSDTPAVSVQQLQKRYGSTVAVADVSFQVEPGQIYGVLGPNGAGKTTTLHCICTLLRPDAGQVEVCGIPVQQNPRAVREKLGFVAQEVALDKVLTGRELLQLQADIYHMPRSLAQERIAAVLQLLGLTDRADERTGTYSGGLRKRLDLAAGLLHQPQVLVLDEPTVGLDIQSRLAIWDCLRQLKEMGITVLLSSHYLEEIDLLADRVAIIDRGRVIAEGTPEELKARVGGERITVKLQEFAPAELAQRGAELLGSLPFVQQVLINSAQGNALNLVVKKEAGEDPLGSIRAYLQEHGLEVFSSSQSRPSLDDVYLAATGQTLLDAELAAAEAIVGKKKK, encoded by the coding sequence ATGACTATGTCAGATACTCCTGCGGTCTCAGTGCAACAGCTACAGAAACGCTATGGATCCACAGTGGCGGTAGCAGATGTGTCTTTCCAAGTGGAACCCGGCCAAATCTACGGCGTTCTCGGCCCCAACGGGGCAGGTAAAACCACCACCCTGCATTGCATTTGTACCCTTTTGCGTCCGGATGCGGGCCAGGTGGAGGTGTGTGGGATCCCGGTGCAGCAAAATCCCAGAGCCGTGCGGGAAAAACTGGGATTTGTGGCCCAGGAAGTGGCTTTGGATAAGGTTTTAACCGGACGGGAGCTATTGCAACTGCAAGCAGATATCTACCACATGCCACGCTCCTTAGCGCAGGAGCGGATAGCCGCCGTGTTGCAATTGTTGGGCCTGACGGATCGCGCCGACGAGCGCACCGGCACCTATTCCGGCGGGTTGCGCAAACGCTTGGATCTGGCGGCAGGGTTGTTGCATCAACCGCAGGTGCTGGTGTTGGATGAGCCGACGGTGGGCCTGGATATCCAGAGCCGGTTGGCGATCTGGGACTGCTTGCGCCAACTGAAGGAGATGGGCATCACGGTGTTGCTCAGCAGCCATTACTTAGAGGAAATCGACCTGCTGGCGGATCGGGTGGCCATTATCGACCGGGGCAGGGTGATTGCCGAAGGTACCCCAGAGGAGCTGAAAGCCCGCGTCGGCGGAGAACGCATCACCGTCAAGTTGCAGGAATTTGCCCCGGCGGAGCTAGCCCAACGGGGAGCCGAGTTGCTGGGATCCCTACCTTTTGTGCAGCAGGTGCTGATCAACAGTGCACAGGGCAATGCCCTGAACTTGGTGGTGAAAAAAGAAGCGGGGGAGGATCCCCTGGGATCCATCCGAGCCTACTTGCAGGAGCACGGATTGGAGGTGTTTAGCAGCAGCCAATCTCGTCCTAGCCTAGATGATGTGTACTTGGCAGCAACGGGGCAAACCCTCCTGGATGCGGAGCTAGCCGCTGCTGAGGCCATCGTGGGCAAAAAGAAAAAGTAG
- a CDS encoding ATP synthase F0 subunit B: protein MVGVILTALPFCSVQPPPLMRELPPDASNSAGIPLGDQTLALMRVQDALDQLEAAILDSPRLFWSRTLIEEDSILEQLDFIRLNMPTALEEAEELLRQRDRILAQADRYAQEIVAMAQRKAEQLLNESTILRQAQAQAEQLLRQAYQQSEELRRQSLQESERLHQEAHHYVDQVLQDLELRLLESLRVIRNGRQNLQP from the coding sequence ATGGTAGGCGTTATCCTGACTGCCTTGCCTTTTTGCTCCGTGCAGCCACCCCCTCTGATGCGAGAATTGCCCCCTGATGCTTCCAATTCTGCTGGTATACCGCTTGGGGATCAAACCCTGGCTCTGATGCGTGTGCAGGATGCTTTGGATCAATTGGAGGCGGCGATTCTGGATAGTCCCCGGCTGTTCTGGTCCCGCACCCTAATCGAAGAAGACAGCATTCTGGAGCAACTGGACTTCATCCGGCTGAACATGCCAACAGCTTTAGAGGAAGCGGAGGAATTGCTGCGCCAACGGGATCGCATTTTGGCTCAGGCGGATCGCTACGCCCAAGAAATTGTGGCAATGGCGCAACGGAAGGCCGAGCAGCTGCTCAACGAGTCCACCATCCTGCGGCAGGCCCAGGCACAAGCGGAGCAGTTGTTGCGGCAAGCCTATCAGCAGAGTGAGGAACTGCGTCGTCAATCGCTACAGGAGTCGGAGCGTCTGCATCAGGAGGCTCACCACTATGTCGACCAAGTCTTGCAAGACTTGGAACTGCGGTTATTGGAGTCTCTGCGGGTGATTCGCAACGGGCGGCAAAACCTTCAGCCCTAA
- a CDS encoding cation:proton antiporter → METLVLVLQEEPILSFALLLGVILVVPLLFEWLRLPGLVGLLAAGIALGPQGLNLLTAELPTVQLLSDIGVVYLLFVAGLEIDLEQFRQTRNRSATFGFFTFAIPLLVGTLIGRFFGFGWNSAVLLGSLFASHTPLGYPIVSRYGLVKNEAVLVTIGGTIFTDIASLLVLAVCVGIHGGEFTIWSLLGLLGSLLIYAAAVLFGLDWLGHRFFRRTGSEEGNQFLFVLLALFVAALGAQWIGVEKIIGAFLAGLAVNDVLREGPVKEKIVFVGSVLFIPVFFVDMGLLIDLPAFVQTLSSIWLMLAILVGLSFSKYSAAQLCQWLYHYTPAQKLMMWSLSLPQVAATLAATAVGFQVGLLNASVLNSVIVLMLVTATLGPILTSRAGAQMAMQEEQAQLTPPVDPAQEKPRPPQDSYVVVVPVANPETEQNLLEMAALLAKHEQGRIVPLSVATGHVHMDAPSLQASLEHGEYLLKRAVEFCQQFEVQVTPLSRIDSHIAQGISHASREQKASLIVMGWSDTTGLRARLFGNVINSVLWATHCPVAVARLQHPPHKLQRILVALENFRSQSARSVRLAQILATANQAEITLLHVCPSGTSEPDRHWLEAQLTALAEQPSPASGSRLEVKVLVSDDIVKTLLKEAEGFDLVVLPSFRRRNRSGGLSFSDVTTEVLERLNSSLVMLGEPLELGQ, encoded by the coding sequence ATGGAGACACTAGTGCTGGTTTTACAAGAGGAGCCAATTCTCTCCTTCGCCCTGTTGCTGGGGGTAATCCTGGTGGTGCCGCTGCTGTTCGAGTGGCTGCGCTTGCCGGGGTTGGTGGGTCTTTTGGCGGCAGGGATCGCTTTGGGGCCGCAGGGGCTAAACCTGTTGACTGCAGAGCTGCCGACGGTGCAGTTGCTCTCGGATATCGGCGTGGTTTATCTGCTGTTTGTGGCCGGGTTGGAAATCGACTTGGAGCAGTTTCGCCAAACCCGCAACCGTTCCGCCACCTTCGGGTTTTTCACCTTTGCCATCCCCCTGCTCGTGGGCACCCTAATCGGGCGTTTTTTTGGCTTTGGCTGGAACTCGGCAGTCCTGCTGGGATCCCTGTTTGCCTCCCATACCCCGCTCGGCTACCCGATCGTCAGCCGTTACGGCCTGGTGAAAAATGAGGCGGTACTGGTTACCATCGGCGGCACCATCTTCACGGATATTGCATCGCTGCTGGTGTTGGCGGTTTGTGTGGGTATTCATGGTGGGGAGTTTACCATTTGGAGTCTGTTGGGTCTGCTGGGATCCCTGTTGATCTATGCGGCAGCAGTTCTGTTTGGTTTGGATTGGTTGGGCCATCGGTTTTTCCGCCGTACCGGTAGCGAAGAGGGCAACCAATTTTTGTTTGTGCTGCTGGCTTTGTTTGTGGCCGCGTTGGGGGCACAGTGGATTGGGGTCGAGAAGATCATCGGTGCTTTTTTGGCGGGTTTGGCCGTTAACGACGTGCTGCGGGAGGGGCCGGTCAAGGAAAAAATTGTGTTCGTGGGTAGTGTTCTGTTTATCCCTGTCTTCTTTGTGGATATGGGGCTGCTGATCGACTTGCCGGCTTTTGTGCAGACCCTCAGCTCCATATGGCTAATGTTGGCTATTTTGGTGGGGTTGAGCTTCAGCAAGTATTCTGCCGCCCAGCTCTGTCAGTGGTTGTATCACTATACCCCCGCCCAGAAGTTAATGATGTGGTCGCTCTCTTTGCCTCAAGTGGCAGCAACCTTGGCGGCAACGGCAGTGGGGTTTCAGGTGGGGTTGTTAAATGCCTCTGTCCTCAACAGTGTCATTGTGTTGATGTTGGTCACCGCCACCCTGGGCCCGATTTTGACCAGTCGAGCCGGGGCACAAATGGCCATGCAGGAGGAACAGGCCCAGCTCACACCACCCGTGGATCCCGCTCAGGAGAAGCCGCGTCCCCCTCAAGATTCCTACGTGGTGGTGGTGCCAGTGGCCAATCCGGAAACTGAGCAAAATCTGCTGGAGATGGCCGCCCTACTGGCCAAACACGAACAAGGCCGCATCGTGCCTCTTTCGGTGGCGACCGGTCACGTCCACATGGATGCGCCATCGCTGCAAGCCTCTCTAGAGCATGGTGAGTATTTGCTTAAGCGAGCGGTGGAGTTTTGTCAGCAGTTTGAGGTACAGGTCACCCCCCTCAGCCGGATCGACAGCCATATTGCCCAGGGAATCAGCCATGCCAGCCGTGAACAGAAGGCCAGCCTGATCGTGATGGGGTGGAGCGACACCACTGGATTGCGGGCCCGCCTATTTGGCAATGTGATCAATAGTGTGCTCTGGGCTACCCATTGCCCGGTTGCCGTTGCTCGGTTGCAGCATCCTCCCCACAAACTGCAGCGCATTCTGGTGGCCTTGGAAAATTTTCGCTCTCAGTCGGCCCGTTCGGTGCGCTTAGCCCAAATTTTGGCCACCGCCAATCAAGCGGAGATCACCTTGCTCCATGTCTGCCCCAGCGGCACTTCCGAACCCGATCGCCACTGGCTGGAAGCTCAACTGACCGCGTTGGCAGAACAGCCCAGTCCTGCCTCCGGTTCCAGATTAGAAGTGAAAGTCCTGGTCAGCGACGATATTGTCAAGACCCTCTTGAAAGAGGCGGAAGGTTTTGACTTGGTGGTGTTGCCGTCGTTTCGTCGGCGCAATCGCAGTGGGGGATTGTCCTTTAGCGATGTCACCACCGAAGTTCTGGAACGGCTCAATAGTTCCTTGGTCATGCTGGGAGAACCCCTCGAGCTCGGCCAATAG